Genomic segment of Mercurialis annua linkage group LG6, ddMerAnnu1.2, whole genome shotgun sequence:
GGGAGACGCGACTCCTTTCCATATTATAAGGAatactattttcttttaaactgTTTCATTTCTAATTTTAGTAATACTAATTTAAAGTTAAACTTTATTGTATAATCTAAATACATTTTTTTGTTAGAATATAATCTAAATACATTGGTACTACTTTAAATACTATCTACAGATACAGAAATGAATTAAATTAGCCTTGAGCgagtaagaaaataatattgttgACTAGGtttctatatatttttggtAGTTGAGCTATCCACCTTAACTTAAAACTACTCGCAATAAATTCATCAAATATGAATCCattatttatacaaaaaaaaaccttttACATTTGACACTTGCCCCCATTCTTCAGGttttattttctctatcttaTACCAACCAACTCTGAACTGTATTTAGGCGTGTGGGCCgttctttattttctttataaatttaccctttttattcatttttcacAAATCAAACTCAAAAAACTCACCATGGATAGAATAGAAATGGATAAGGAGAGATTAACGGCTGAGATGGCTTTTAAGGATTCCTCCTCCGCCGTTATCAAGATCCGGCGACGCTTGCCGGACTTCTTACAGTCTGTTAAGCTCAAGTACGTTAAATTAGGTTATGGTTATTCATGCAATCCTGCAACTACACTGTTGTTACTTATCATCCTTCCACTAGCCATATCCACTCTTGTCCAAATCACTGGTCTCGAACTAGACCGGGTTTACCAAATATGGAAGACCAAGTCTGTTCAGCTCCACGAAATCGATGCAGCCACCAGACTGGCTGGTTCGGCTTTGCTGCTCGTTCTTTTGGGAGTGTACTGGGCAAAGCGGTCTAGCCCGATTTATCTGGTGGATTTTGCGTGTTACAAACCGGAAGATGAGCGGAAGATGTCGGTGGAGTCGTTCATAAAAATGACAGAAGAAAGCGGTTCGTTTCGAGACGAAACGGTTGAGTTCCAGAAGAAAATATCGATTCGGTCCGGTCTGGGCGATGAGACTTACTTTCCGAGAGGAATAACAGCAAAACCGCCGAATTTGAACATGGAAGAAGCCAGAATAGAAGCGGAGACAGTCATGTTTGGTGCATTAGACTCACTTTTCGACAAGACCGGAGTTAAGCCGACCGACATTGACATTCTCATCGTCAACTGCAGTTTATTTAATCCAACTCCGTCACTTTCTTCAGTGATAGTCAATCATTACAAGCTTCGAACAGACATAAAGAGTTATAACCTCGGTGGAATGGGGTGCAGTGCTGGTCTTATATCAATCGACCTAGCTAAAGATCTTCtaaaagcaaatccaaactcGTACGCACTCGTCGTAAGCACCGAAAACATAACTCTCAACTGGTATTTCGGGGAAGACAAATCAATGCTACTACCAAATTGTTTGTTCCGAATGGGCGGAGCTGCGGTTCTCGTTTCGAACAAGTCCCGAGACAAGGCTCGGGCGAAGTACCAGCTGGTGCACACGGTCCGAACACACAAAGGAGCCGATGATAAACACTACCAATGTGTTTACCAAAGAGAGGATGAAAAAGGCGCGATTGGCGTTTCGTTAGCTCGTGAATTAATGGCAGTAGCTGGCGATGCATTAAAAACAAACATAACTACATTGGGTCCTTTAGTACTACCTTTAAGCGAACAGTTCATGTTTTTTGTCACTTTGGTAAGAAAAAAGCTCTCGAAAGCGAAAGTAAAACCCTACATACCCGATTTCAAGCTCGCTTTCGAGCATTTTTGCATCCACGCCGGCGGTCGAGCTGTTCTTGATGAGATACAGAAGAATTTGCAGCTGAGTGATTGGCATATGGAGCCTTCAAGAATGACTCTGCATAGATTTGGAAACACTTCTAGTAGCTCACTTTGGTATGAATTATCATACACAGAAGCTAAAGGTAGGGTTTGCAGAGGAGATAGGGTTTGGCAGATTGCATTCGGGTCGGGTTTCAAGTGCAATAGTGCGGTTTGGAAAGCGTTAAGAGCTGTTACTTTTGATGAATCAAGTAGTAATCCGTGGGCTGACTCCATTGATAAGTACCCGGTTAAGGTTGCTGTAGCTTAAGAGAAATTATTAGTAGTTTTGgaattaattgttgaatatagAAGTGTCGGATTTGATAGCCCACCCACTTAAATTAGTAACGTGGATGTGGGTCTTAGTGGTTTGTGTTCATTTTATATCATACAgcttttaaacctttttatatttatggctTCCATCCCCACTCTACTCATATTGTCATAATTACCTTCAAAAATTAGTATGGTATTCATTCATATCTCTGAAAATCATTAGACtgaattctttttctttttcttcataatAGGCATATGTATTTTTAACAGTTCTATAAAGGCTATTATTAGTTGCTCTAGTCTAATTGAAGACTTTGAAACGTTCATGCTAACTCTTTGGAAGCTTTTGTTTATACTAATCTATTTAAAGGGTTAAATACTTTATAGGTTATcgaactatcaatttatttcaaaaaagttactaaactttgatttgttttttggtAAACCCATCCGGTTTTCAGAGTTTTACCTTGACTAATctggatccgacccgcgtcgcgtacctggcatggtgggtgagtctgtcAGTGCGGATTTTCTACATTCAcaagactcgaacccgagaactttgatttattttaaaaaagttactgAACTTTCAATATGTTTCAAAAAGGTTACcaaattttcatttatttcgaaaaagttatcaaactatcaatttattacaaaaaggataccaaatattttttttattattttaaaaaaatcagcaaaagttaattttttaatcatccGAATCACACGAGACagttttaaagtaattatttgCCACAAACTATATACGTATAAAtcctcaatttaattaaaaaaatattttattgatcgaaaaaattaatatttgataaccttttagaaataaataaaagt
This window contains:
- the LOC126688210 gene encoding 3-ketoacyl-CoA synthase 1: MDRIEMDKERLTAEMAFKDSSSAVIKIRRRLPDFLQSVKLKYVKLGYGYSCNPATTLLLLIILPLAISTLVQITGLELDRVYQIWKTKSVQLHEIDAATRLAGSALLLVLLGVYWAKRSSPIYLVDFACYKPEDERKMSVESFIKMTEESGSFRDETVEFQKKISIRSGLGDETYFPRGITAKPPNLNMEEARIEAETVMFGALDSLFDKTGVKPTDIDILIVNCSLFNPTPSLSSVIVNHYKLRTDIKSYNLGGMGCSAGLISIDLAKDLLKANPNSYALVVSTENITLNWYFGEDKSMLLPNCLFRMGGAAVLVSNKSRDKARAKYQLVHTVRTHKGADDKHYQCVYQREDEKGAIGVSLARELMAVAGDALKTNITTLGPLVLPLSEQFMFFVTLVRKKLSKAKVKPYIPDFKLAFEHFCIHAGGRAVLDEIQKNLQLSDWHMEPSRMTLHRFGNTSSSSLWYELSYTEAKGRVCRGDRVWQIAFGSGFKCNSAVWKALRAVTFDESSSNPWADSIDKYPVKVAVA